One stretch of Arachis hypogaea cultivar Tifrunner chromosome 20, arahy.Tifrunner.gnm2.J5K5, whole genome shotgun sequence DNA includes these proteins:
- the LOC112782957 gene encoding paired amphipathic helix protein Sin3-like 2 isoform X2, whose translation MKRTRDDAYSGSQFKRPFASSRGDSYGQTQGAGGGSGGGGGGGATPSQKLTTNDALTYLKEVKDMFQDQREKYDLFLEVMKDFKAQRTDTAGVIARVKELFKGHNNLIFGFNTFLPKGYEITLDEEEAPPKKTVEFEEAISFVNKIKKRFQNDEHVYKSFLDILNMYRKEHKDIGEVYSEVATLFKDHTDLLDEFTRFLPDTSQAPSAQHAPYGRSSLQRFNERSSTAPMMRQVHVDKQRYRRDRILGSHDRDQSVDRADLDDDKINMHKEQRKRENRDRRVRDHDEREQDLDNGRDLNLQRFQDKKKSVKKAEGFAMASDFPSYDDKDALKTMYGQAFSFCEKVKEKLSSSDDYQAFLKCLHIFSNGIIKRNDLQNLVTDLLGKHSDLLHEFNDFLERCENIDGFLAGVMSKKSLSTDGHISRSSKLEDKDKEHKREMDGPKEKERYSKYSGKSIQELDLSDCKRCTPSYRLLPADYPIPVASQRSELGAQVLNDHWVSVTSGSEDYSFKHMRRNQYEESLFRCEDDRFEMDMLLESVSSAAKRVEELSNSINENKMENLGRIEDQFTALNLRCIERLYGDHGLDVIDILRKNPTHALPVILTRLKQKQEEWTKCRADFNKVWAEIYAKNHYKSLDHRSFYFKQQDSKNLHTKYLVTEIKEIKEKQQKEDDILQSIAAGSKQPLTPHLEFEYPDAAIHEDLYKLIRYSCEEIYSSRELMNKTMRLWCTFLEPMLGVPSRSHGTEKVEERKAGPNVGNAGNGSPHGDSISINSRLPKSDKNEADGRVPDVKNVHRTSAAANDKENGSVGRENVCRDELPLDKGQTNIECTDKVSGINKQFSADEQGAKNNALISVRGEKLEDNPSRNNEELTPGTVTTPSRPTDADESVPKPQEVNATLVEGSDVTAPVTVADGVPTQSSKVRSHEESAGPCKTEKEEGELSPNGDSEEDNFVAYGDSNVQSMSKSKHTIERRKYQSRIGEDESCPEAGGDNDADADDEDSENVSEAGEDVSGSESAGDECFREDHEDEEDIEHDDVDGKAESEGEAEGTCDAQSAGGDGSSQPHSERFLSSVKPLTKHVSAVSYVEDMKDSRVFYGNDDFYALFRLHQLLYERILSAKTNATNSEMKWKAKDASSPDPYLKFMDALYSLLDGSFENAKFEDECRAIIGNQSYVLFTLDKLIYKLVRHLQNVATDDMANKLLQLYEYEKSRKPGKLNDSVYHANAHVILNEDNIYRLQCSSPPSRLSIQLMDNMNEKPEMFAVSIDPNFSFYLHNDFLSVLPSKKEPHGILLQRNKRKFGDIDELSGITSAMEGVKLINGLECKIACSSSKISYVLDTQDFFFRPKRRRQASPETRSCRHRRDREERYRRLMATVSQ comes from the exons ATGAAGAGGACAAGGGATGATGCTTACTCTGGCTCTCAATTCAAACGGCCCTTTGCTTCCTCACGTGGTGATTC CTATGGCCAAACCCAAGGGGCTGGAGGAGGAAgtggaggaggtggtggtggaggagcaaCCCCGTCTCAGAAATTGACAACCAATGATGCCTTAACTTATTTGAAGGAAGTGAAAGACATGTTTCAGGATCAGAGAGAAAAATATGACTTGTTCCTTGAGGTCATGAAAGATTTCAAGGCTCAGAG gactGACACTGCTGGTGTCATAGCAAGGGTGAAGGAGCTATTCAAAGGGCACAACAATTTGATATTTGGATTTAACACTTTCTTGCCTAAGGGATATGAGATAACACTTGATGAGGAAGAGGCTCCTCCGAAGAAAACAGTTGAATTTGAAGAAGCGATTAGTTTTGTGAACAAGATAAAG AAACGATTCCAAAATGATGAGCATGTTTACAAATCATTCTTGGACATTTTGAACATGTACCGCAAAGAGCATAAGGACATTGGTGAGGTTTATAGTGAG GTTGCTACCCTTTTCAAGGACCATACAGATTTGCTCGATGAGTTCACTAGATTCTTACCAGATACTTCTCAAGCACCTTCTGCACAGCATGCTCCATATGGTCGAAGTTCATTGCAGCGATTCAATGAGCGGAGTTCTACAGCACCCATGATGCGACAAGTGCATGTAGACAAG CAACGTTATCGACGAGACAGGATTCTTGGCTCTCATGATCGTGATCAGAGCGTTGATCGAGCTGATCTGGATGATGACAAAATAAACATGCACAAGGAGCAGAGGAAACGTGAGAATAGGGATAGAAGAGTCCGTGATCATGATGAGAGAGAACAAGATCTTGATAATGGCAGGGATTTGAACTTGCAACGCTTTCAAGACAAAAAGAAATCTGTCAAGAAGGCGGAAGGGTTTGCCATGGCTTCTGACTTTCCTTCATATGATGACAAAGATGCGTTAAAGA CCATGTATGGTCAAGCATTCAGCTTCTGCGAGAAAGTTAAGGAGAAGTTGAGCAGTTCTGATGACTACCAAGCATTCTTGAAGTGCCTTCACATTTTCAGCAATGGGATAATAAAAAGGAACGATTTGCAAAATTTG GTAACTGATTTACTTGGAAAACACTCTGATCTATTGCATGAATTCAATGATTTCCTGGAGCGTTGTGAAAATATTG ACGGATTCCTTGCTGGTGTCATGAGTAAAA AGTCTCTGTCTACCGATGGTCATATATCAAGATCATCAAAGTTGGAGGACAAAGATAAAGAGCACAAGCGTGAGATGGATGGACCTAAAGAGAAAGAAAGATACAGTAAATACTCGGGAAAATCCATTCAAGAACTCGATCTTAGTGACTGCAAACGTTGTACTCCAAGCTATAGGCTGCTGCCTGCAGAT TATCCAATTCCTGTGGCTAGTCAGAGATCTGAACTTGGAGCTCAAGTATTGAATGACCACTGGGTATCTGTGACTTCAGGGAGTGAGGATTACTCTTTCAAACATATGCGCAGGAATCAGTATGAAGAAAGCTTGTTCAGATGCGAAGATGACAG ATTTGAGATGGACATGCTATTAGAGTCAGTGAGTTCTGCTGCGAAACGTGTAGAGGAGTTGTCTAATAGCATTAATGAAAATAAGATGGAGAACCTGGGCCGTATTGAAGATCAATTTACTG CTTTAAATTTAAGGTGCATTGAACGTTTGTATGGTGACCATGGTCTCGATGTGATAGACATTTTGCGTAAAAATCCAACTCATGCTCTGCCTGTAATATTGACTCGACTTAAGCAGAAACAAGAGGAGTGGACTAAGTGTCGTGCAGATTTCAATAAAGTTTGGGCTGAAATTTATGCTAAGAACCACTACAAGTCACTCGATCACCGTAGCTTCTATTTCAAGCAACAAGATTCAAAGAACTTGCACACGAAAT ATTTGGTGACCGAgattaaagaaattaaagagaagcaGCAAAAAGAGGATGATATTCTTCAGTCCATTGCTGCTGGAAGTAAACAGCCTCTAACTCCACATCTTGAGTTTGAATATCCTGATGCTGCAATTCATGAAGACTTGTATAAACTTATTCGGTATTCATGTGAGGAGATTTACTCTAGTAGGGAGTTGATGAATAAAACTATGAGGCTCTGGTGTACCTTTTTGGAACCGATGCTTGGTGTTCCTTCCCGATCTCATGGGACAGAAAAGGTGGAAGAGAGGAAAGCAGGGCCTAATGTTGGCAATGCAGGCAATGGAAGTCCTCATGGAGACTCCATTTCAATTAATTCAAGGTTACCAAAATCTGACAAGAATGAAGCAGATGGTAGAGTACCTGATGTAAAGAATGTTCACCGGACTAGTGCTGCAGCTAATGATAAAGAAAATGGATCTGTTGGTCGTGAAAATGTCTGTAGAGATGAACTCCCACTGGATAAAGGGCAGACAAATATAGAGTGCACCGATAAAGTCTCTGGGATTAATAAACAATTTTCTGCTGATGAACAAGGAGCTAAAAACAATGCATTAATTTCAGTTAGAGGAGAAAAATTAGAAGATAATCCTAGCAGGAACAACGAAGAATTGACTCCAG GCACTGTCACTACTCCTTCTCGACCTACTGACGCTGACGAATCCGTACCTAAACCTCAGGAAGTAAATGCTACTTTGGTAGAG GGGTCTGATGTTACAGCTCCAGTTACAGTGGCCGATGGGGTACCAACTCAGAGCAGTAAAGTTAGAAGCCATGAAGAATCTGCTGGGCCTTGTAAAACTGAAAAGGAAGAGGGCGAGTTATCACCAAATGGTGATTCGGAGGAGGATAACTTTGTTGCTTATGGAGATTCAAATGTGCAGTCAATGTCTAAGTCAAAGCACACTATTGAGAGAAGAAAATATCAGTCCAGAATTGGAGAGGATGAGTCCTGCCCAGAGGCTGGAG GCGATAATGATGCAGATGCAGATGATGAGGACAGTGAAAATGTGTCTGAAGCTGGTGAAGATGTCTCGGGCAGTGAATCTGCTGGTGATGAATGCTTCCGAGAGGACCACGAGGATGAGGAAGATATAGAgcatgatgatgttgatggtaagGCTGAGAGTGAAGGTGAAGCAGAGGGTACATGTGATGCACAATCTGCTGGAGGAGATGGTTCATCTCAGCCACATTCAGAAAGGTTTCTTTCGTCTGTGAAACCTCTGACAAAGCATGTTTCAGCAGTGTCATATGTTGAAGACATGAAGGATTCAAGGGTGTTTTACGGAAATGATGATTTCTATGCACTTTTTAGGCTTCATCAA CTTCTTTATGAAAGGATCTTGTCTGCAAAAACCAATGCCACGAATTCAGAAATGAAATGGAAAGCCAAGGATGCCAGCTCCCCAGATCCTTATTTGAA ATTTATGGATGCATTGTACAGCCTTCTTGATGGATCTTTTGAGAATGCAAAGTTTGAAGATGAATGCCGAGCAATTATTGGCAACCAGTCATATGTGTTATTCACATTGGACAAATTAATATATAAACTAGTTAGACAT CTTCAAAATGTTGCAACAGATGATATGGCCAATAAGCTTCTCCAATTGTATGAGTACGAAAAGTCTCGGAAACCTGGGAAACTAAACGATTCAGTATATCATGCAAATGCACATGTTATCCTTAATGAGGACAATATATATCGATTGCAATGT TCCTCACCACCCTCTCGGCTATCCATCCAGCTCATGGACAATATGAATGAAAAGCCTGAGATGTTTGCTGTTTCTATTGatccaaatttttctttttaccttCACAATGATTTTCTCTCCGTCCTTCCTTCTAAAAAGGAACCCCATGGCATTTTACTTCAAAG AAACAAACGCAAATTTGGAGATATTGATGAGCTTTCTGGAATAACTTCTGCTATGGAAGGTGTCAAACTAATTAATGGATTGGAATGTAAGATAGCTTGCAGCTCGTCCAAG ATCTCCTATGTTCTCGACACACAAGATTTCTTTTTCCGGCCGAAAAGGAGAAGGCAAGCGTCACCGGAAACCAGATCTTGTCGACACCGGAGGGACAGAGAGGAAAGATACCGCAGGTTGATGGCGACCGTGTCTCAATGA
- the LOC112782957 gene encoding paired amphipathic helix protein Sin3-like 2 isoform X7: MKRTRDDAYSGSQFKRPFASSRGDSYGQTQGAGGGSGGGGGGGATPSQKLTTNDALTYLKEVKDMFQDQREKYDLFLEVMKDFKAQRTDTAGVIARVKELFKGHNNLIFGFNTFLPKGYEITLDEEEAPPKKTVEFEEAISFVNKIKKRFQNDEHVYKSFLDILNMYRKEHKDIGEVYSEVATLFKDHTDLLDEFTRFLPDTSQAPSAQHAPYGRSSLQRFNERSSTAPMMRQVHVDKQRYRRDRILGSHDRDQSVDRADLDDDKINMHKEQRKRENRDRRVRDHDEREQDLDNGRDLNLQRFQDKKKSVKKAEGFAMASDFPSYDDKDALKTMYGQAFSFCEKVKEKLSSSDDYQAFLKCLHIFSNGIIKRNDLQNLVTDLLGKHSDLLHEFNDFLERCENIDGFLAGVMSKKSLSTDGHISRSSKLEDKDKEHKREMDGPKEKERYSKYSGKSIQELDLSDCKRCTPSYRLLPADYPIPVASQRSELGAQVLNDHWVSVTSGSEDYSFKHMRRNQYEESLFRCEDDRFEMDMLLESVSSAAKRVEELSNSINENKMENLGRIEDQFTALNLRCIERLYGDHGLDVIDILRKNPTHALPVILTRLKQKQEEWTKCRADFNKVWAEIYAKNHYKSLDHRSFYFKQQDSKNLHTKYLVTEIKEIKEKQQKEDDILQSIAAGSKQPLTPHLEFEYPDAAIHEDLYKLIRYSCEEIYSSRELMNKTMRLWCTFLEPMLGVPSRSHGTEKVEERKAGPNVGNAGNGSPHGDSISINSRLPKSDKNEADGRVPDVKNVHRTSAAANDKENGSVGRENVCRDELPLDKGQTNIECTDKVSGINKQFSADEQGAKNNALISVRGEKLEDNPSRNNEELTPGTVTTPSRPTDADESVPKPQEVNATLVEGSDVTAPVTVADGVPTQSSKVRSHEESAGPCKTEKEEGELSPNGDSEEDNFVAYGDSNVQSMSKSKHTIERRKYQSRIGEDESCPEAGDADDEDSENVSEAGEDVSGSESAGDECFREDHEDEEDIEHDDVDGKAESEGEAEGTCDAQSAGGDGSSQPHSERFLSSVKPLTKHVSAVSYVEDMKDSRVFYGNDDFYALFRLHQLLYERILSAKTNATNSEMKWKAKDASSPDPYLKFMDALYSLLDGSFENAKFEDECRAIIGNQSYVLFTLDKLIYKLVRHLQNVATDDMANKLLQLYEYEKSRKPGKLNDSVYHANAHVILNEDNIYRLQCSSPPSRLSIQLMDNMNEKPEMFAVSIDPNFSFYLHNDFLSVLPSKKEPHGILLQRNKRKFGDIDELSGITSAMEGVKLINGLECKIACSSSKMVATVIS; this comes from the exons ATGAAGAGGACAAGGGATGATGCTTACTCTGGCTCTCAATTCAAACGGCCCTTTGCTTCCTCACGTGGTGATTC CTATGGCCAAACCCAAGGGGCTGGAGGAGGAAgtggaggaggtggtggtggaggagcaaCCCCGTCTCAGAAATTGACAACCAATGATGCCTTAACTTATTTGAAGGAAGTGAAAGACATGTTTCAGGATCAGAGAGAAAAATATGACTTGTTCCTTGAGGTCATGAAAGATTTCAAGGCTCAGAG gactGACACTGCTGGTGTCATAGCAAGGGTGAAGGAGCTATTCAAAGGGCACAACAATTTGATATTTGGATTTAACACTTTCTTGCCTAAGGGATATGAGATAACACTTGATGAGGAAGAGGCTCCTCCGAAGAAAACAGTTGAATTTGAAGAAGCGATTAGTTTTGTGAACAAGATAAAG AAACGATTCCAAAATGATGAGCATGTTTACAAATCATTCTTGGACATTTTGAACATGTACCGCAAAGAGCATAAGGACATTGGTGAGGTTTATAGTGAG GTTGCTACCCTTTTCAAGGACCATACAGATTTGCTCGATGAGTTCACTAGATTCTTACCAGATACTTCTCAAGCACCTTCTGCACAGCATGCTCCATATGGTCGAAGTTCATTGCAGCGATTCAATGAGCGGAGTTCTACAGCACCCATGATGCGACAAGTGCATGTAGACAAG CAACGTTATCGACGAGACAGGATTCTTGGCTCTCATGATCGTGATCAGAGCGTTGATCGAGCTGATCTGGATGATGACAAAATAAACATGCACAAGGAGCAGAGGAAACGTGAGAATAGGGATAGAAGAGTCCGTGATCATGATGAGAGAGAACAAGATCTTGATAATGGCAGGGATTTGAACTTGCAACGCTTTCAAGACAAAAAGAAATCTGTCAAGAAGGCGGAAGGGTTTGCCATGGCTTCTGACTTTCCTTCATATGATGACAAAGATGCGTTAAAGA CCATGTATGGTCAAGCATTCAGCTTCTGCGAGAAAGTTAAGGAGAAGTTGAGCAGTTCTGATGACTACCAAGCATTCTTGAAGTGCCTTCACATTTTCAGCAATGGGATAATAAAAAGGAACGATTTGCAAAATTTG GTAACTGATTTACTTGGAAAACACTCTGATCTATTGCATGAATTCAATGATTTCCTGGAGCGTTGTGAAAATATTG ACGGATTCCTTGCTGGTGTCATGAGTAAAA AGTCTCTGTCTACCGATGGTCATATATCAAGATCATCAAAGTTGGAGGACAAAGATAAAGAGCACAAGCGTGAGATGGATGGACCTAAAGAGAAAGAAAGATACAGTAAATACTCGGGAAAATCCATTCAAGAACTCGATCTTAGTGACTGCAAACGTTGTACTCCAAGCTATAGGCTGCTGCCTGCAGAT TATCCAATTCCTGTGGCTAGTCAGAGATCTGAACTTGGAGCTCAAGTATTGAATGACCACTGGGTATCTGTGACTTCAGGGAGTGAGGATTACTCTTTCAAACATATGCGCAGGAATCAGTATGAAGAAAGCTTGTTCAGATGCGAAGATGACAG ATTTGAGATGGACATGCTATTAGAGTCAGTGAGTTCTGCTGCGAAACGTGTAGAGGAGTTGTCTAATAGCATTAATGAAAATAAGATGGAGAACCTGGGCCGTATTGAAGATCAATTTACTG CTTTAAATTTAAGGTGCATTGAACGTTTGTATGGTGACCATGGTCTCGATGTGATAGACATTTTGCGTAAAAATCCAACTCATGCTCTGCCTGTAATATTGACTCGACTTAAGCAGAAACAAGAGGAGTGGACTAAGTGTCGTGCAGATTTCAATAAAGTTTGGGCTGAAATTTATGCTAAGAACCACTACAAGTCACTCGATCACCGTAGCTTCTATTTCAAGCAACAAGATTCAAAGAACTTGCACACGAAAT ATTTGGTGACCGAgattaaagaaattaaagagaagcaGCAAAAAGAGGATGATATTCTTCAGTCCATTGCTGCTGGAAGTAAACAGCCTCTAACTCCACATCTTGAGTTTGAATATCCTGATGCTGCAATTCATGAAGACTTGTATAAACTTATTCGGTATTCATGTGAGGAGATTTACTCTAGTAGGGAGTTGATGAATAAAACTATGAGGCTCTGGTGTACCTTTTTGGAACCGATGCTTGGTGTTCCTTCCCGATCTCATGGGACAGAAAAGGTGGAAGAGAGGAAAGCAGGGCCTAATGTTGGCAATGCAGGCAATGGAAGTCCTCATGGAGACTCCATTTCAATTAATTCAAGGTTACCAAAATCTGACAAGAATGAAGCAGATGGTAGAGTACCTGATGTAAAGAATGTTCACCGGACTAGTGCTGCAGCTAATGATAAAGAAAATGGATCTGTTGGTCGTGAAAATGTCTGTAGAGATGAACTCCCACTGGATAAAGGGCAGACAAATATAGAGTGCACCGATAAAGTCTCTGGGATTAATAAACAATTTTCTGCTGATGAACAAGGAGCTAAAAACAATGCATTAATTTCAGTTAGAGGAGAAAAATTAGAAGATAATCCTAGCAGGAACAACGAAGAATTGACTCCAG GCACTGTCACTACTCCTTCTCGACCTACTGACGCTGACGAATCCGTACCTAAACCTCAGGAAGTAAATGCTACTTTGGTAGAG GGGTCTGATGTTACAGCTCCAGTTACAGTGGCCGATGGGGTACCAACTCAGAGCAGTAAAGTTAGAAGCCATGAAGAATCTGCTGGGCCTTGTAAAACTGAAAAGGAAGAGGGCGAGTTATCACCAAATGGTGATTCGGAGGAGGATAACTTTGTTGCTTATGGAGATTCAAATGTGCAGTCAATGTCTAAGTCAAAGCACACTATTGAGAGAAGAAAATATCAGTCCAGAATTGGAGAGGATGAGTCCTGCCCAGAGGCTGGAG ATGCAGATGATGAGGACAGTGAAAATGTGTCTGAAGCTGGTGAAGATGTCTCGGGCAGTGAATCTGCTGGTGATGAATGCTTCCGAGAGGACCACGAGGATGAGGAAGATATAGAgcatgatgatgttgatggtaagGCTGAGAGTGAAGGTGAAGCAGAGGGTACATGTGATGCACAATCTGCTGGAGGAGATGGTTCATCTCAGCCACATTCAGAAAGGTTTCTTTCGTCTGTGAAACCTCTGACAAAGCATGTTTCAGCAGTGTCATATGTTGAAGACATGAAGGATTCAAGGGTGTTTTACGGAAATGATGATTTCTATGCACTTTTTAGGCTTCATCAA CTTCTTTATGAAAGGATCTTGTCTGCAAAAACCAATGCCACGAATTCAGAAATGAAATGGAAAGCCAAGGATGCCAGCTCCCCAGATCCTTATTTGAA ATTTATGGATGCATTGTACAGCCTTCTTGATGGATCTTTTGAGAATGCAAAGTTTGAAGATGAATGCCGAGCAATTATTGGCAACCAGTCATATGTGTTATTCACATTGGACAAATTAATATATAAACTAGTTAGACAT CTTCAAAATGTTGCAACAGATGATATGGCCAATAAGCTTCTCCAATTGTATGAGTACGAAAAGTCTCGGAAACCTGGGAAACTAAACGATTCAGTATATCATGCAAATGCACATGTTATCCTTAATGAGGACAATATATATCGATTGCAATGT TCCTCACCACCCTCTCGGCTATCCATCCAGCTCATGGACAATATGAATGAAAAGCCTGAGATGTTTGCTGTTTCTATTGatccaaatttttctttttaccttCACAATGATTTTCTCTCCGTCCTTCCTTCTAAAAAGGAACCCCATGGCATTTTACTTCAAAG AAACAAACGCAAATTTGGAGATATTGATGAGCTTTCTGGAATAACTTCTGCTATGGAAGGTGTCAAACTAATTAATGGATTGGAATGTAAGATAGCTTGCAGCTCGTCCAAG ATGGTAGCGACAGTAATCAGTTAA